The following proteins are encoded in a genomic region of Thermococcus pacificus:
- the serK gene encoding L-serine kinase SerK, with product MGVEKVPKYDIPTKKVDYVFIELDKMKPHEQLVQKELEAFIESVTGSGIFWKPMLLAKVPGEDMYLIVDGHHRWAGLQKLGAKRAPSVILDYFSDDVKVYTWYPAFKGDLNEVIERLKAEGLEVIEDLEAEEKAERGEIAFALVGEKSFAIPGGLDEQKKVSKVLDEMSVEGRIELIYYGLKEDAREDMAKGEIDYVFIRKAPTKEEVMELVKRGEVYSPKTTRHVLPFNPDKIDVKLEELF from the coding sequence ATGGGAGTTGAAAAGGTTCCGAAGTACGACATCCCGACCAAGAAGGTTGACTACGTTTTTATCGAGCTCGACAAGATGAAGCCCCACGAGCAGCTCGTCCAGAAGGAGCTTGAGGCCTTCATCGAGAGCGTTACTGGAAGCGGCATCTTCTGGAAGCCGATGCTCCTCGCGAAGGTTCCAGGCGAGGACATGTACCTCATCGTTGACGGCCACCACCGCTGGGCGGGTTTGCAGAAGCTCGGAGCGAAGAGGGCTCCGTCGGTCATACTCGACTACTTCAGCGACGACGTCAAAGTTTACACCTGGTATCCAGCTTTCAAGGGAGACCTCAACGAGGTCATTGAGAGGCTCAAGGCCGAGGGCCTCGAGGTCATCGAGGATCTGGAGGCAGAGGAGAAGGCCGAGAGGGGAGAGATAGCCTTCGCCCTCGTTGGTGAGAAGAGCTTCGCCATTCCTGGCGGCCTCGACGAGCAGAAGAAGGTAAGTAAAGTGCTCGATGAGATGAGCGTTGAAGGAAGGATAGAGCTCATCTACTACGGCCTCAAGGAGGACGCCAGGGAGGACATGGCCAAGGGCGAGATCGACTACGTCTTCATCAGGAAGGCCCCGACCAAGGAGGAAGTCATGGAACTCGTCAAGCGCGGTGAAGTTTACTCACCGAAGACCACCAGGCACGTCCTTCCCTTCAACCCGGACAAGATTGACGTCAAGCTCGAGGAGCTGTTCTGA
- a CDS encoding DUF835 domain-containing protein, with the protein MGRGGERVPPGWESITVSAVRGFFGPKELRRILEGIVASLKNDPDKAIVIACPEYLALHNGFRALVRFLNDVRDYAILFSGRVYLVTDELAWDPREFTLLKGLEE; encoded by the coding sequence ATAGGCAGGGGTGGCGAAAGGGTTCCTCCTGGATGGGAGTCAATCACGGTTAGCGCCGTGAGGGGATTCTTTGGACCGAAGGAGTTACGAAGAATCCTTGAGGGTATCGTAGCAAGCCTCAAAAACGACCCCGACAAGGCAATCGTCATAGCCTGCCCCGAATACCTTGCCCTCCACAACGGCTTTAGGGCTCTCGTAAGGTTCCTCAACGACGTAAGGGACTACGCGATTCTGTTTAGCGGGCGAGTCTACCTCGTCACCGACGAGCTCGCTTGGGATCCCAGAGAGTTTACCCTACTGAAGGGACTCGAGGAGTAG
- a CDS encoding HAD family hydrolase — protein MLRGLIFDVDETLVYYEGYNHRDWYEEWVKPELEKHGIALDYETYRRTVTGELPRSYVERFGIDHVEFWKLVDRVNLSYRQEMARLGRIKPFPDVSALKELRNLGLKLAAVSNASQDCTEFVLDLFNLRGYFDVVYGKDYSNLDGVKPNPYLVEKALKALNLKPEEALMVGDSAHDVLAGKGAGLRTVNVTRFGKVEGADYYVKDLWELVELVKELFSKRSPEV, from the coding sequence ATGCTTAGGGGGTTAATCTTCGACGTTGACGAGACCCTGGTCTACTACGAGGGCTACAACCACCGCGACTGGTATGAGGAATGGGTAAAGCCCGAGCTGGAGAAGCATGGCATTGCCCTTGACTACGAAACATACAGGAGAACCGTAACCGGTGAACTCCCAAGGAGCTACGTGGAGCGGTTTGGCATCGACCACGTTGAGTTCTGGAAGCTGGTCGACCGGGTCAACCTCTCCTACCGGCAGGAGATGGCGAGGCTCGGCAGGATAAAGCCATTCCCGGATGTTTCCGCACTGAAAGAGCTGAGGAACCTTGGATTGAAGCTTGCCGCTGTCAGTAACGCCTCCCAGGACTGCACGGAGTTCGTCCTTGATCTCTTTAATCTGAGAGGCTACTTCGACGTCGTCTACGGCAAGGACTACTCCAACCTCGACGGCGTCAAGCCCAACCCCTACCTTGTCGAGAAGGCCCTGAAGGCCCTCAACCTGAAGCCTGAGGAGGCCTTAATGGTCGGAGACAGTGCCCACGACGTTTTAGCCGGCAAGGGGGCCGGTTTGAGAACCGTCAACGTAACGCGCTTTGGAAAGGTTGAGGGGGCTGACTACTACGTGAAAGACCTCTGGGAGCTTGTGGAACTCGTGAAGGAACTCTTCTCCAAACGTTCCCCAGAGGTCTAA
- a CDS encoding ABC transporter substrate-binding protein has translation MRRFFLALLLSFLLVMPSVQALDPKASIIEFQGAQYLERVTRQVAEGQYDIGLFSLPMEDYLLFGGDVLKSLDLYSRTVSYNELTFNTYHNPDKDAPLVTVGGNVYFNPFAVREVRFALNYLIDRNYIVREIYKGGAAPMFGCVGPSHPADRYFEPVYSALNLSDSQNAERAIELFNEGMGKAAQAVSRYNHTLEKVNGTWYFDGEPVTVKSVILIEDERQKIGRYVVDLIERYFGFRVERLEWDRQKAGQVVFATSPREYEWNLYTGGWNVRLSEVPSVWVDDYTARFYAAWYGYLPGKDEPKHRNTVTVGEFFRYVGNGDADEGLRAIGAEYYKSTSELRGILNWTEEELTKLLVRFSLETDGENYTLESAEQYWDLQKISIGLGIMESARVFLTEVWELSPVNRERVFGIDADPNVGLFNRWSLLSAETPDGVLRVAYFVPTCGCTCLPFNPAVESRYPVFPIDLWDLLHDPAGYTDQNGIYTPYRCMWSVERGNFTVPEDAVIYNQTRGWIPLHAGKTARIRVRVSCDLGEWQNGIKMRTADIKYYIAFLYTWAYEDVPNDLYYEDDLSDTANSLRNVLGFEFRDDGYVVYGSYSHPIADDLTAKEYVFYPKSPWELYYAMGELVANGSAYGIYEKYSLGNAEGRVECLNLLTKEYVADLRRILTSLKDRGAIPPAIAGEVSDPEEGYARLIKWIDAFGNAVISDGPFYIEKNIPENLFMGLRAFNGSSPIAPPNITTTAPVSASPKSSPIHQSGGEPETSPGTWLPYAIGLGVLLILVLVFLKGRKG, from the coding sequence ATGAGAAGGTTCTTCCTCGCTCTGCTCCTATCCTTCCTCTTAGTGATGCCCTCAGTTCAGGCATTGGATCCCAAGGCATCCATCATAGAGTTTCAGGGCGCCCAGTACCTCGAGAGAGTTACCCGCCAGGTCGCCGAGGGGCAGTACGACATCGGACTCTTCTCCCTACCTATGGAGGATTACCTGCTTTTCGGCGGCGACGTTCTCAAAAGCCTCGATTTATACAGCAGGACAGTCTCATACAACGAGCTGACTTTCAACACTTATCACAATCCTGACAAAGATGCTCCGCTGGTTACCGTTGGTGGTAATGTCTACTTCAACCCCTTCGCGGTTCGGGAAGTACGCTTCGCGCTGAATTACCTCATAGACAGGAATTACATCGTCCGGGAGATATACAAGGGCGGTGCTGCCCCGATGTTTGGTTGCGTAGGACCCAGCCACCCGGCGGACAGGTATTTCGAGCCGGTCTACTCTGCCCTTAACCTCTCCGACTCCCAGAACGCTGAGCGCGCCATAGAGCTCTTCAACGAGGGAATGGGCAAAGCTGCTCAAGCGGTCTCAAGGTACAACCACACCCTCGAAAAGGTCAACGGCACGTGGTACTTCGACGGTGAGCCGGTTACGGTTAAGTCCGTTATCCTGATAGAGGATGAGAGGCAGAAAATCGGCCGCTACGTTGTCGATTTGATTGAGAGGTATTTTGGTTTCAGGGTCGAGCGCCTTGAGTGGGACAGGCAGAAGGCCGGTCAGGTCGTCTTTGCAACCTCACCGAGAGAGTACGAATGGAACCTCTACACGGGTGGCTGGAACGTTAGGCTCAGTGAAGTCCCGAGCGTCTGGGTTGACGACTACACCGCCCGGTTCTACGCCGCCTGGTACGGCTACCTGCCGGGCAAGGACGAACCCAAACACAGGAACACCGTTACCGTGGGTGAGTTTTTCAGGTACGTGGGCAACGGCGATGCGGATGAGGGGCTCCGGGCAATAGGGGCGGAGTACTACAAAAGCACCTCTGAGCTGAGAGGGATTCTCAACTGGACTGAGGAGGAGCTGACGAAACTGCTCGTCCGCTTTAGCCTTGAGACTGATGGTGAGAACTACACCCTCGAAAGCGCCGAGCAGTACTGGGACCTCCAGAAGATATCGATAGGCTTGGGCATAATGGAGAGCGCGAGGGTTTTCCTCACGGAGGTCTGGGAGCTTTCACCCGTCAACAGAGAGAGGGTCTTCGGGATAGATGCGGATCCGAACGTGGGCCTCTTCAACAGGTGGAGCCTCCTGAGCGCGGAAACGCCAGACGGCGTTCTGAGGGTTGCCTACTTCGTTCCCACGTGTGGCTGTACGTGTCTCCCATTTAACCCTGCAGTGGAGTCCCGGTACCCCGTCTTTCCAATCGACCTTTGGGACCTCCTCCATGACCCGGCTGGGTACACCGATCAGAACGGCATCTATACACCCTACAGGTGCATGTGGAGCGTTGAACGGGGGAACTTCACGGTCCCGGAGGACGCTGTGATCTACAACCAGACCCGGGGCTGGATACCTCTGCATGCGGGCAAAACGGCCAGGATCCGGGTTAGGGTCTCCTGCGATCTCGGCGAGTGGCAGAATGGGATTAAGATGAGAACGGCTGACATCAAGTACTACATCGCCTTCCTCTACACCTGGGCCTATGAGGATGTCCCCAACGACCTCTATTATGAGGACGACCTCTCGGACACCGCGAACTCGCTCCGGAACGTTCTCGGCTTCGAATTTAGGGACGACGGCTACGTCGTCTACGGCAGCTATTCTCACCCAATCGCCGATGACCTCACGGCGAAGGAGTACGTCTTCTACCCAAAGTCTCCGTGGGAGCTCTACTACGCGATGGGCGAGCTCGTGGCGAACGGGAGTGCCTACGGCATCTATGAGAAGTACTCCCTTGGCAACGCCGAGGGGAGGGTGGAGTGCCTCAACCTCCTGACCAAGGAATACGTCGCCGACCTGAGGAGAATTCTGACGTCTCTGAAGGACAGGGGCGCCATTCCTCCCGCGATTGCCGGCGAGGTGAGCGACCCGGAGGAGGGCTACGCGAGGCTCATCAAATGGATAGACGCCTTCGGCAACGCTGTCATAAGCGACGGCCCCTTCTACATTGAGAAGAACATCCCGGAGAATTTGTTCATGGGGCTGAGGGCCTTCAACGGCTCAAGTCCCATCGCTCCCCCAAACATCACCACGACAGCCCCTGTTTCAGCCTCCCCGAAAAGCTCTCCGATCCACCAGAGCGGAGGGGAGCCGGAAACCTCACCCGGCACCTGGCTTCCCTATGCTATAGGTCTGGGAGTCCTGCTGATACTGGTGCTGGTGTTCCTTAAGGGCAGGAAGGGATAA
- a CDS encoding M42 family metallopeptidase — protein sequence MERVVEILKEILEVPSPTGYTKEVLAHIEKKLNEAGIKTYYTNKGALIAGNHPEPELVIAGHVDTLGAMVKGILPDGHLSFTRIGGLLLPTFEGEYCTIITRFGKKFRGTLLLKNPSVHVNREAGKKERKEENMYIRLDELVEKREDTEKLGIRPGDFVAFDPKFEYVNGFVKAHFLDDKASVAVMIDLLLELGAEKLEKLPVAFFFSPYEEVGHGGSAGYPPSTKELLVVDMGVVGDGVAGKETAVSIAAKDSSGPYDYEMTTKLIELAEKREIPHVVDVFPYYGSDGSAALRAGWDFRVALIGPGVHASHGMERTHVKGLLATKELIKAYIEDKFGR from the coding sequence ATGGAGCGTGTCGTCGAGATTCTGAAGGAGATACTTGAAGTGCCCTCACCGACGGGCTACACGAAGGAGGTTCTGGCCCACATCGAGAAGAAGCTCAACGAAGCTGGCATTAAGACCTACTACACGAACAAAGGTGCACTCATAGCGGGCAACCATCCAGAGCCGGAGCTTGTGATAGCGGGCCACGTTGACACTCTCGGAGCGATGGTAAAGGGAATTCTCCCAGATGGTCATTTAAGCTTCACGAGGATTGGCGGCCTTCTCCTGCCGACCTTTGAGGGCGAGTACTGCACGATAATCACCCGCTTCGGGAAGAAGTTTAGAGGAACGCTCCTCCTCAAGAACCCGAGCGTCCACGTGAACAGGGAAGCCGGGAAGAAGGAGCGCAAGGAAGAGAACATGTACATCCGCCTCGACGAGCTTGTTGAGAAGAGAGAGGACACCGAGAAGCTCGGCATAAGGCCTGGTGACTTCGTGGCCTTTGATCCAAAGTTCGAATACGTGAACGGCTTCGTCAAGGCACACTTCCTCGACGACAAGGCGAGTGTCGCGGTTATGATTGACCTGCTTTTGGAGCTTGGGGCGGAAAAGCTGGAGAAGCTCCCGGTGGCGTTCTTCTTCTCACCCTACGAGGAGGTCGGCCACGGCGGCTCGGCAGGCTATCCACCGAGCACTAAAGAACTCCTCGTCGTTGACATGGGCGTCGTCGGGGACGGTGTTGCCGGAAAGGAGACGGCCGTTTCAATAGCGGCGAAGGACTCCAGCGGGCCCTACGACTACGAGATGACGACCAAACTAATCGAGCTTGCTGAGAAGAGGGAAATACCTCACGTTGTTGACGTCTTCCCATACTACGGCTCCGATGGAAGCGCCGCTCTAAGGGCCGGCTGGGACTTCCGCGTTGCCCTCATTGGCCCAGGGGTGCACGCAAGCCACGGAATGGAGAGGACGCACGTTAAAGGGCTTCTGGCCACGAAGGAGCTGATAAAGGCCTACATTGAGGATAAGTTCGGAAGGTGA
- a CDS encoding AEC family transporter, whose translation MNIVEMLALIALGYILKLALKDERPFDWLRRITNDVLLAFFVFGNVASKDLAYLLSIKTVFLYVFIIIAISLGFSYLYGRFVLKNDPWAGALMVLSVYPNTAALGFPIASLFLSDITPAILYSTTNSMIVIPIVTFIAAHYSSGGASVKESFLKALKFPPTLGNLLALGLVIAGIKLPGWFIEPIKTIGWWSIPLLLIYFGSRITLRAFELRKLLEVGTFRIAIPFVFVFLTLRWASRDVFYSVLVEASMPPAIAANAILAQYRLKAEEAISVTFVLTLLVIGLFMALKALL comes from the coding sequence ATGAACATCGTCGAGATGCTCGCGCTTATAGCACTCGGATACATTCTAAAACTCGCCCTAAAGGACGAAAGGCCCTTTGACTGGCTACGCCGTATCACTAACGACGTACTCTTGGCTTTCTTCGTCTTCGGCAACGTGGCGAGCAAGGATTTGGCCTACCTGCTCAGCATAAAGACCGTTTTCCTCTACGTCTTCATCATAATCGCCATAAGCCTGGGCTTCTCCTACCTCTACGGGAGGTTCGTTCTCAAAAACGACCCCTGGGCCGGGGCTTTGATGGTCCTCTCGGTTTACCCGAACACTGCGGCGCTGGGCTTTCCCATAGCGAGCCTCTTCCTGAGTGACATAACTCCTGCGATTCTCTACTCGACGACCAATTCAATGATTGTAATCCCAATCGTGACGTTCATAGCGGCCCACTACTCGAGCGGCGGCGCGAGCGTTAAGGAGAGCTTTCTCAAGGCTTTAAAGTTCCCGCCGACGCTGGGGAACCTCCTTGCGCTTGGCCTCGTTATCGCGGGAATAAAACTGCCCGGCTGGTTCATTGAGCCGATTAAAACCATCGGTTGGTGGAGCATCCCTCTCCTCTTAATATACTTCGGCTCGCGGATAACACTGAGGGCTTTCGAGCTTAGAAAGCTCCTTGAAGTTGGAACCTTCAGGATTGCGATTCCTTTCGTTTTTGTCTTCCTAACCCTCCGCTGGGCGAGCAGGGATGTTTTCTACTCAGTCCTTGTGGAGGCCAGCATGCCGCCGGCCATAGCGGCCAACGCGATTTTAGCTCAGTATAGGCTGAAGGCGGAGGAAGCCATAAGCGTCACATTCGTGCTCACCCTGCTTGTCATCGGGCTTTTCATGGCCCTGAAGGCCCTCCTCTGA
- a CDS encoding ArsR/SmtB family transcription factor codes for MEDLKVQLEELKKRLEVLEENIDPVDEVMLSIKARLRRKLEGGKLPELDEEKAAKTLKALANPDRIRILKMLSKSPMGFKNIKEALGVESPTVSHHLKLLMKTRMVKKGEKYEISPNGRLFLRLLEIITALEEVEE; via the coding sequence ATGGAGGACCTGAAAGTTCAGCTCGAAGAGCTGAAGAAGAGGCTGGAGGTGCTTGAGGAGAACATAGACCCAGTAGACGAGGTCATGCTCTCCATAAAGGCCCGCCTGCGGAGGAAACTCGAGGGAGGGAAGCTCCCAGAACTCGACGAGGAGAAGGCGGCGAAGACCCTCAAAGCCCTTGCAAACCCTGACAGGATAAGGATACTCAAGATGCTCTCCAAGAGCCCAATGGGCTTCAAGAATATAAAGGAAGCACTCGGCGTCGAGAGCCCAACAGTTTCCCACCACCTAAAGCTCCTTATGAAAACGAGGATGGTGAAAAAAGGGGAGAAGTACGAGATCTCGCCCAACGGACGTTTGTTTTTGCGTTTGCTCGAGATAATTACTGCCCTTGAGGAGGTGGAAGAATGA
- a CDS encoding DUF4097 family beta strand repeat-containing protein — protein sequence MRMIFENVKEVEIKAVNGKLNIEGWEQSHVEVDYTRHGEVDVEIKKRGDKLIIKEEPKKRFLNLFGEGGWAEINLKVPKAVVVNAKNVNGELKAKDVRFGEVTTVNGRISLEDCEAEKLSTVNGRIRANLKVAGPLKASTVNGNIEITLDDLEGDVEVSTVNGGVALYLTDFCDARITAKAVNGGVHFVGIDPENPVIGTGDYEVKVSTVNGSVRVELV from the coding sequence ATGAGGATGATCTTTGAAAACGTTAAGGAAGTCGAGATAAAGGCCGTGAACGGAAAGCTGAATATCGAGGGCTGGGAGCAAAGCCACGTGGAAGTTGACTACACCAGGCACGGCGAGGTGGACGTCGAGATCAAGAAGAGGGGGGATAAGCTCATAATAAAGGAGGAGCCGAAGAAGAGGTTCCTCAACCTGTTCGGAGAGGGCGGATGGGCCGAAATAAACCTGAAGGTGCCCAAAGCTGTCGTTGTAAACGCCAAGAACGTGAACGGCGAGCTCAAAGCCAAGGACGTGCGCTTTGGGGAAGTTACAACGGTTAACGGACGGATCAGCCTTGAGGACTGCGAGGCGGAGAAGCTCTCCACAGTAAACGGCAGGATAAGGGCTAACCTGAAGGTTGCAGGCCCTCTCAAAGCATCAACCGTCAACGGGAACATTGAGATAACGCTGGACGACCTTGAGGGCGACGTCGAGGTCAGCACCGTCAACGGAGGCGTAGCACTCTACCTCACCGACTTCTGCGATGCGAGGATAACTGCAAAGGCTGTGAACGGCGGGGTCCACTTCGTTGGGATTGACCCAGAGAACCCCGTTATTGGAACCGGCGACTACGAGGTTAAGGTCAGCACGGTGAACGGGAGCGTGAGGGTGGAGCTGGTCTGA
- a CDS encoding MFS transporter, with amino-acid sequence MRFNRDFWLFAVGRFVSQLGWAVQDVALPLYVLDQTRSGSMMSLFIIAEILPRALLSPIAGVVGDRYNRKNLMVWLDILRGLLLFAVIGLDMLGIRELLVVQVAMSIMGTFFGAATGAMYPDLVREEELASANSLLQSFGVIARIAGPALGGIIYAFGGIRLAILINAASFFGSGLFEAFIHYEWTSRKIESLGEVVDDLREGIAFLRSNKYLTVILSYALFINFLLNPVFAVALPYVYRVELAFSSQWFGFLQTAFMVGMLLGNVAIMAKLGSRAEGMLFRALFVQLGLVLVLAILISPLLSMSALTLFALFMGLNAVDGFFNALVNVPIVTKLQKAIPSELRGRIFSVFDLIVGMTIPAGMALVGFALDYVPAWVLFAVSGFLGIAVTAYYYLRYGSLLEGHLEAEVTRSEPEVPEIA; translated from the coding sequence ATGAGGTTCAACAGGGACTTCTGGCTCTTCGCGGTGGGCCGCTTCGTATCGCAGCTCGGCTGGGCGGTGCAGGACGTTGCACTACCGCTCTACGTGCTCGACCAGACCAGGAGCGGCTCCATGATGAGCCTTTTCATCATAGCGGAGATACTTCCCAGGGCGCTGCTCTCGCCGATAGCCGGTGTAGTAGGCGACCGCTACAACAGGAAGAACCTCATGGTGTGGCTGGACATACTGAGGGGCCTCCTTCTCTTCGCGGTCATCGGCCTTGACATGCTTGGGATAAGGGAGCTCCTCGTTGTCCAGGTCGCTATGAGCATTATGGGGACTTTCTTTGGCGCGGCTACCGGAGCGATGTACCCGGACCTCGTGAGGGAGGAAGAGCTCGCCTCCGCGAACTCACTCCTCCAGAGCTTTGGCGTGATAGCAAGGATAGCTGGCCCGGCCCTCGGCGGCATCATCTACGCCTTCGGCGGGATAAGGCTCGCGATACTCATAAACGCGGCCAGCTTCTTCGGCTCGGGCCTGTTCGAGGCGTTCATTCACTACGAGTGGACTTCGAGGAAAATAGAGTCCCTCGGAGAGGTTGTAGACGACCTGAGGGAGGGCATCGCCTTCCTCCGCTCGAACAAATACCTGACCGTTATACTCAGCTACGCCCTCTTCATAAACTTCCTCCTCAACCCCGTCTTCGCCGTGGCTCTCCCCTACGTTTACAGGGTGGAGCTGGCCTTTTCGAGTCAGTGGTTCGGCTTCCTCCAGACGGCGTTCATGGTGGGCATGCTCCTGGGGAACGTCGCGATAATGGCGAAGCTCGGCAGCAGGGCGGAGGGTATGCTCTTCCGCGCGCTCTTTGTACAGCTGGGCCTCGTCCTTGTGTTGGCCATCCTAATATCGCCCCTCCTCAGCATGAGCGCCCTCACACTCTTCGCCCTCTTCATGGGCCTCAACGCCGTTGACGGCTTCTTCAACGCCCTTGTGAACGTCCCGATAGTTACGAAGCTCCAGAAGGCGATACCCAGCGAACTGAGGGGGAGGATTTTCTCCGTCTTCGACCTCATAGTGGGCATGACAATCCCCGCAGGTATGGCGCTCGTCGGCTTTGCCCTTGACTACGTCCCGGCATGGGTCCTGTTTGCCGTTTCGGGATTCCTGGGGATTGCTGTGACCGCTTACTACTACCTTCGCTACGGCAGTCTCCTTGAGGGGCACTTGGAGGCTGAGGTAACCAGGTCGGAACCGGAGGTTCCGGAGATCGCCTGA
- a CDS encoding cob(I)yrinic acid a,c-diamide adenosyltransferase encodes MSITTKTGDKGLTGLFTGDRVAKYSPIMEANGTLDELDSFLGEAKHYIPGEMAEILERVQVQLYDLMAELASKGKYAKVGEEDVKWLEGLIHKYEEEVQLRAFVLPGSTIASAKLDVCRAIARRAERKVAKLVLDYGFGNNALVYLNRLSDLLFIMARAIEKREGKLKEVR; translated from the coding sequence ATGTCCATTACCACGAAAACCGGGGACAAAGGTTTAACCGGCCTTTTCACCGGCGACCGCGTTGCGAAGTACTCGCCGATAATGGAAGCCAACGGGACGCTAGACGAGCTTGACAGCTTTCTCGGTGAGGCGAAACACTACATTCCAGGGGAGATGGCGGAGATACTGGAGAGGGTACAGGTTCAGCTCTACGACCTCATGGCCGAGCTGGCGAGCAAGGGAAAGTACGCGAAGGTTGGAGAGGAGGACGTGAAATGGCTCGAAGGACTTATCCACAAGTACGAAGAGGAGGTTCAGCTCAGGGCTTTTGTTCTGCCTGGCTCAACGATAGCGAGCGCCAAACTGGACGTCTGCAGGGCCATAGCGAGGAGGGCCGAGAGAAAGGTTGCAAAGCTCGTCCTCGACTACGGCTTCGGAAACAACGCACTGGTTTACCTCAACAGGCTCAGCGACCTGCTCTTCATAATGGCGAGGGCGATAGAGAAGAGGGAGGGGAAGCTGAAAGAGGTCAGGTAA